The genomic window TCCAACGCTTCGCCGATCTTTTCCCGACGACGCTCACGACGCTCGGCGGCCGCTTCACGTCCCTCGGCGTCGACCTTCACGCCGCCTTCGCCCACGTCCACGTTCACCCCGCCGGCGTCCACATCCACGCGTCCACCGCCAACGTTGACCCGGACCCTTTCTCCGTTGGGCTCTACCGGTTCACCGGGGTCCACGTCCACGCCACCCACGGGCGTCGCGGCGGGGCTGCTGCTGTTGCCCTCACATCCGATCACCGCCAGCGTCAAGCAAAGGGCCGATAGGCTCGCGCGCAGAGAAATCTTCATCACAGTGGCTCCAAGGAGTGGTTGGGAAACACGGAAACAGGGACATTTCCATCGCAGCATTTCAGCAGGCACAGCCCGGATTTGCAATCCATCGACCAAAACATTGCCCGTAGCATGGGGAGACGGCCCGGGTTAGAAAGAACTGCCCCCAAAACCGCCGCACAGGTCGTTCCGGACCCACCTTGGTTGCCGGGCGACCTTCCTACCGCCTATTTGCTACCACCGGACCCACTCTGTCCCGGTTTGGCACACCGCTTGCACATACCGCTTGCTCAGGATCGCCCAGCCTAGCGTTCCACCGGCCGGTGTTTCCGTTCCGACCGGGAAAAAATGTCCCCCACAGCAGGTGCCGCATGTTGAACAAACAACAGCTTCAAGATCGCTGGAACGAATTAAAAGTTCGGCTCCAAGACCATTGGAGCCAGCTCAGCGATGGCGATCTCCAACGCCCTCGCGGCACGTCCGACGAATTGGTGGACGTGATTCAAAGCAAGACCGGCGCCTCCCGCCGGGAAATCGAACACTACATTTCACAACTGGTAGAGGAAGACCCAACGATGAGCCAACGAGTTGCCGAGAACGCCCAAGAATACACCGATTCCGCACAGCAGTACGCCGAAGAGGCGGCTCGGGAAGCCGCACGCTACGCCCGTGAAGGCTACCAACGTGCCGCCCACATGAGCAGTGATCTATCCCGCAAACTGGCTCATACCGTCCGCGAGCGACCGACCGAATCGCTGGCCGTGGCCTTTGGCGTCGGCGTCGTTGCCGGTGCGTTGTTGCTGTTCGGTCGCCGCGGTCGCTGATCACTCGGGCCCTATTCGTTTTCCCGCTTATCAGAGAGAGCCGTGAGTACTACAGCCACTAAGAAGCAGTCGGCCGCGATCCGCGAACGGATGCAGCAGATTCGCAACGAATTGCCCTACGACGTCGATGACGCTCGCACCCAGGTCCAAAACCTGACCGACTGGAAACACTACGTCCGGAAACATCCCGGGATCGTCCTGCCCGTCGTGGCCGCAGCGGCGTTTTTGATCGTGCCGAAGTCGCGGCCAGAGCCGAAGCAGGAGTACAGCGTGTCGAACCGACGCGGTGCCGATCGGACCATCCGATTGGAATCCGCCTCGCCGGAAAAGCGTTCGCTGATGACCGGTGTGGTCAGCGCTTTGATGACCGTGGCGCTCCGTTCGGCGACATCTGTTGCCACCCAACGTCTATCCCATTTGATGAGAAACCAATGATCGCGCCCATCCAACAAGGTTACCCCCCGCAAGGTCAGCCGCCACTCGAAACGGGACTGCCGCGAGCGGCCAGCGCGGACGACACGCAGGAATCGACGGTCGTGCGATTGATCGGCGAACACCCGGTGGTCGCCGTCGCGGCGGCCGCCACCCTAGGCGTCGTTCTGGGGTGGGTCGTCAAGCGTCGCTAAGCAACCACGCACCAACACTTTCACCCCCATACCCATCATGTCCAACGAATCCGCTTTCAAACGCGTAGCCCGCGATGTCACCGACTTGTTCGAACTGCAGATGCAATTGTTTGCAGTCGACAGCCAAGAAGCGATGCGGCGAGTCGTTAAAGCTGTAGTGCTGATCAGCGTTGCCGCCGTCATCTCCCTGGCCGTCGTGATCACCCTGGTGCTGGCTGCCGGCTGGGGTGTGCACGAATTCACCGAATGGCCACTCAGCCTTTCGATGCTGACCGCCGCCGGAGGTGCATTGCTGCTCGGCGGCCTGCTCGGTTGGATGGGCTACGCCGCGCTCCAACGTGCGCTCGCCTTGCTGAACGAACCCAAACGTGAATTGACCGAGAACCTGCGGTGGTTGAAGGCCACCATCCTGGCTCCCGAGACTTCGCCCCGGAACCAACTGCGTCGCGAGTCGTTCCACAGCCGTTTTCGTGTTTCCGCCGATAACTTTTAATCTACAACCACAGGAAGATCTTGATGAATATGTCCGATCAACACGCCGCTACTGAGACGGGAAAGTTCTCGGAGTTCAGCGATAACGCCAAAGAAAAACTGTCGTCCGCCGCACACACGGCCGCCGAGTCCGCCGGTTCGGCCGCCCGCGAATACGGCACACACTTCGTCGCCGAGCCCGCGAAGGACCTGTATTCGCTCCTCCGCGACTACGCTCGCGACAAACCCGATATCGCCGCCGCCTGGTGCTTCGGTCTGGGCGTCCTGGTGGGCTGGAAACTGCGACCCTAAACGGACCGCTCGCGCATTTCACCCTCCCCCCGGGAGGGTCGAGCGTCAGCGAGGGGAGGGTGCGATGCTATTAGGCAGGCGTCCCGTGCAGCCCGTAGCTACGCTCGCCAGAGCGTAAGACCGCCGCGGCCGTCGCCTTTCGTCCACCGTCTGGCTCCCACCGTCTGGCGACGGTAGCTACGGGCCGTCGGCCAAGAACTGGTCGACTTCGTTGCTGACAATGACGCCGTAGTTCATCGCGCCCAACCAACCGCTCATGATGATCCCCACGCTGCCGGCGTGGTACATGCCGGTCACCTGTTGCGGCAGCGCGCGACTGACGCCCAGCCCTTCGAACTTGGTGCCGAAACTGGCGCCCAATTGATGCTGGGTGTAGTGGTTGAAGGTTCGCGGCGTTGCGGCTTCGACCCAGTCCACCTTTTCGCGGATGTTGGGTACGTAGCGGTCGAGTGCATCCAGGGTGGTTTCGATCAGATCCTGTTTGCTGGCCGCGTATTCCTCTTCATTTAAGTCCGCCCAATCGCTCCAGTTTGCGTTGGTACTACTCACGATCGCGTGCCGCTGCTTGCCTTCCGGCCGGGTCCGCGGGTAATAAAAGCTAAACGTGCGGCTGGTGATGTCACGGCTTAGCAGCGCCTCGGTGCGGAACAGCGGCGCGGTGCTGGTGAACAGCAAATCGCCACTGTCTGGATCCACCGTCTCGCCGGGCTTGAGCGCCATATAAACCTGCGTGCTGCTGTTGTTCAACCGCACCGCTTGAGCTTCATCAAGGAACGATGAATCCAGGTTTTCGCTGCCCACCATATCCAGGATCGTCGAACGCAGGTTGGCGTTACTGACCACCGCTCGAGTGCGAATCGTCCGTCCATTAACGACCACACTCTGTACTCGCCGGCCCGATACGTTGATCTTTTCCACCGGGCAACGGATGCGGATGTCGACGTTGTTCTGCTTCAGTTCCTTCTCCATCCGCGAGACCAAGTCGTCCGTGCCGCCTTCGTAAATGAACACGCCCTTGCTCATGAAGTTGCTGAACACGATGCCGTAGGTGATCGCCGGGTCTTCCAGCGTGGAACCGTTGGCGTAGGTGATCGGTTCCATTAGCAGCCGAATCACGTCTTCGCGTCCGGGGAAGAAGCGATCGAACAATTGCCGTGTGGTGGTGGTTTGGTCGTCGTAGAAATTCATCCCCCGAGCGGTATCGAAAAAGTCGTTGACCGCGGCGGGGTCGACGCCGAAATCGCTGGTCAGCAACCGCGTAAAGTCTTCGCGGTTGAAGGTCGTGCGGACCGAGAACATCGGATTTTCAAAGCGGATGTTTTTCAGCTGCACGATGCGGTCGGCAATGTCTTTGCTCCAGTACCGCCGACAACTTTTCACCATCCCATAGGGAAAGCCGTGCAGGGAGATATCGAAAATATGTCCGCCTGGTCGGCGAAACCAAGTCGCCAAGCCACCCAGCTTGTAGTGCTGCTCGAGCAGCAGCACGCGGTGTCCGGCCCGTCCCAGAATGTTGGCGGCCGTCATGCCCCCCAAACCGCTGCCGATCACGACAACATCGTACTCGTCTTGGGCGCCTTTCAGAAAATCTCGCGGCATGTGTGGAAAGAGGGCTGAGGTGGCGGGAGGAGGATCAATTCGGCCCGACACTTTCCCGCATTTTCTCACCCGGTACAAGCCCGCCGCCCTTCCCCCGTAGCCGAACTCGCCAGAGTTTGGACGCGCCCGTAGCATGGGCCCCCGGCCCGTGTCATGACCCAGCTCCCACCGTAGCCGAACTCGTCAGAGTTTGGACGCGCCGCCCTTCCCCCGTAGCATGGGGCCCCTGGCCCGTGTCGCGACCCAGCTCCAGCCGTTCACGCTATGTCAGCCTGGAAAGGCTGACGTACCTTGAGGCTACAGCGGCAACACGTCGGGCTGCAGTTCCAGAAAAATGCCCGGTTGGTCGGCGTCGGGCGGAGCGGCCCCGTACAACCGTTGAGCTCCCTCCCCCACCATCCAGCGATCTTCGATCAATCGCATCGAGGCATCAGCGGGCACAGCCGTGGCCTGCATTCCCACGCCGGCGCGAAGCACTTCGTGGGAGCCGCGGAAC from Roseimaritima ulvae includes these protein-coding regions:
- a CDS encoding CsbD family protein → MLNKQQLQDRWNELKVRLQDHWSQLSDGDLQRPRGTSDELVDVIQSKTGASRREIEHYISQLVEEDPTMSQRVAENAQEYTDSAQQYAEEAAREAARYAREGYQRAAHMSSDLSRKLAHTVRERPTESLAVAFGVGVVAGALLLFGRRGR
- a CDS encoding phage holin family protein, which codes for MSNESAFKRVARDVTDLFELQMQLFAVDSQEAMRRVVKAVVLISVAAVISLAVVITLVLAAGWGVHEFTEWPLSLSMLTAAGGALLLGGLLGWMGYAALQRALALLNEPKRELTENLRWLKATILAPETSPRNQLRRESFHSRFRVSADNF
- a CDS encoding phytoene desaturase family protein; the encoded protein is MPRDFLKGAQDEYDVVVIGSGLGGMTAANILGRAGHRVLLLEQHYKLGGLATWFRRPGGHIFDISLHGFPYGMVKSCRRYWSKDIADRIVQLKNIRFENPMFSVRTTFNREDFTRLLTSDFGVDPAAVNDFFDTARGMNFYDDQTTTTRQLFDRFFPGREDVIRLLMEPITYANGSTLEDPAITYGIVFSNFMSKGVFIYEGGTDDLVSRMEKELKQNNVDIRIRCPVEKINVSGRRVQSVVVNGRTIRTRAVVSNANLRSTILDMVGSENLDSSFLDEAQAVRLNNSSTQVYMALKPGETVDPDSGDLLFTSTAPLFRTEALLSRDITSRTFSFYYPRTRPEGKQRHAIVSSTNANWSDWADLNEEEYAASKQDLIETTLDALDRYVPNIREKVDWVEAATPRTFNHYTQHQLGASFGTKFEGLGVSRALPQQVTGMYHAGSVGIIMSGWLGAMNYGVIVSNEVDQFLADGP